In Aestuariibaculum lutulentum, one DNA window encodes the following:
- a CDS encoding exopolysaccharide transport family protein, translating into MEGEYASQQYGLNFDFKAFIFRVISYWKWFILATLIGIYVVYQQNIRREFPYTLSASISIQDDKNPLFTSSTNLIFNYGGISGKIQDVLLNLKSRKHHEQVVDSLNLCLNYLKDGRFRKQNVYKGTPFTFVGDETAFQVIGHPIKIKLLDEERFELSYDFGEAQQVSVQNFKTKEIKRVPVPASVFSQVFKFDEYINLDVFKGSLVTVTGARIVPDQEFYIQYNSFNGTVSQFMGQFSVVSEGGSLVVLRLTHGNKAQIVDYLNASVFILDRDLLHRKNQYAINAVNFIDKQLARVRAELGEKADSLNNFKQQTKIYDIQNESSTLTKKIEAYDVEKQSLEESLLYYDLLKNYLETSKDFTNFPAPAVQGIGDGNITTAISKIIDLSGEKSKLEYSVRSDAAVFDDLNRKIEGLKQVIYESISANKANIRFQIQTINRNVAALEREFSTLPENQQKLMGIEREYLLSQNTYNLYLAKRGEADLVKASNTSDIILIEPAKDIGQGRNVVNLNIRYVFAVIAAFIPVILIAFIITFFDRKIHEPTDLEGLNKIPLLGVVGRSETDTNLVVLKKSNAPVAEAFRAIRTSLQFIYKKQEVPGAKTVLLTSSISGEGKTFCSINIASVFALSGKKTVLVGLDLRKPKIFDDFEIKNDVGAVNYLIGQASLKDIVQETGVDHLDVITSGPVPPNPSELLIGDYMHDLITDLKTQYDYIILDTPPVGLVSDALELMPYVDATLYVVRQDYTKKDMLKQINDKYKKGEVKNISLLYNFYGQKSKYGYGYGYGYGYGYHGEDSKKRSWFGKLKKRFKD; encoded by the coding sequence ATGGAAGGAGAGTATGCATCACAACAATATGGGCTTAACTTCGATTTTAAAGCGTTTATATTTCGTGTTATCAGCTATTGGAAATGGTTTATCCTGGCGACCTTAATAGGTATTTATGTGGTATACCAGCAAAACATACGTCGTGAGTTTCCCTATACGCTAAGTGCATCAATATCCATTCAGGATGATAAAAATCCCTTATTCACTTCCAGTACCAATTTAATTTTTAATTATGGCGGTATTTCTGGTAAGATTCAGGATGTGCTGTTAAACTTAAAGTCTCGCAAACACCATGAGCAGGTGGTGGATAGTCTGAATTTATGTTTAAACTATTTAAAAGATGGTCGTTTTCGTAAACAGAATGTATATAAGGGAACGCCATTCACGTTTGTTGGTGATGAGACCGCATTTCAGGTGATTGGTCACCCCATTAAAATAAAACTTCTCGATGAGGAACGCTTTGAACTGTCGTATGATTTTGGAGAGGCACAACAGGTGTCGGTTCAGAATTTTAAAACCAAGGAGATAAAGCGTGTGCCGGTGCCGGCATCGGTTTTTAGTCAGGTTTTTAAATTTGATGAGTATATAAATCTGGATGTGTTTAAGGGAAGTCTGGTTACAGTGACGGGTGCCAGAATCGTTCCGGATCAGGAATTTTACATTCAGTACAATAGTTTTAATGGGACAGTGTCGCAGTTTATGGGGCAGTTTTCTGTAGTGAGTGAAGGAGGATCTTTGGTGGTCTTAAGGCTTACCCATGGAAACAAGGCTCAGATTGTAGATTATTTAAATGCATCGGTGTTTATTTTAGATCGTGATTTGTTGCATCGTAAAAACCAGTATGCTATAAACGCCGTGAATTTCATCGATAAGCAACTGGCCAGGGTACGTGCCGAACTTGGAGAAAAAGCCGATTCGCTGAATAACTTTAAACAGCAGACTAAAATATATGATATTCAGAATGAAAGTTCTACCTTAACAAAGAAAATCGAGGCCTATGATGTCGAAAAGCAATCGCTTGAAGAATCTTTGTTATATTACGATTTGTTGAAGAACTATCTGGAGACCAGTAAAGACTTTACTAATTTTCCGGCCCCGGCTGTTCAGGGTATTGGTGATGGGAATATTACCACTGCTATTTCTAAAATTATAGATTTATCAGGAGAGAAATCCAAGCTGGAATATTCGGTGCGAAGTGACGCTGCAGTGTTTGATGATTTAAACCGAAAGATTGAGGGATTGAAGCAGGTTATTTACGAAAGTATATCGGCTAACAAGGCGAATATCCGTTTTCAGATTCAAACTATAAATAGAAATGTAGCGGCTTTAGAACGTGAGTTTTCTACCCTACCAGAGAATCAGCAAAAATTGATGGGGATTGAACGCGAGTATTTGTTGAGTCAGAATACCTATAATTTATATCTGGCGAAACGAGGTGAGGCCGATCTGGTGAAGGCGAGTAATACGTCTGATATTATTTTAATAGAACCCGCTAAAGATATCGGTCAGGGGCGTAATGTGGTGAATTTAAATATTCGCTATGTGTTTGCGGTTATAGCAGCCTTTATTCCTGTTATTTTAATAGCCTTTATCATCACCTTTTTTGATAGAAAAATCCATGAGCCAACCGACCTGGAAGGTTTGAATAAAATTCCTTTACTGGGGGTTGTGGGACGCAGTGAGACCGATACGAATCTGGTGGTGCTGAAAAAGTCGAACGCTCCGGTGGCTGAAGCCTTTCGTGCCATTCGTACCAGTTTACAGTTTATCTATAAAAAGCAGGAGGTGCCCGGTGCTAAGACCGTATTATTAACCTCTTCGATTAGTGGGGAAGGAAAGACCTTTTGCTCCATTAATATCGCTTCGGTATTTGCTTTAAGTGGTAAAAAAACGGTGTTGGTAGGTCTGGATTTGCGCAAGCCTAAAATCTTTGATGATTTTGAAATTAAAAATGACGTAGGAGCGGTTAATTATTTAATCGGTCAGGCCTCGTTAAAAGATATTGTTCAGGAGACAGGAGTGGATCATCTTGATGTGATAACTTCGGGCCCCGTGCCGCCTAATCCTTCGGAATTATTGATTGGGGATTATATGCATGATTTAATTACTGATTTAAAAACACAGTACGACTATATCATTCTGGATACGCCACCAGTCGGCTTGGTATCGGATGCCCTGGAATTAATGCCTTATGTTGATGCGACCTTATATGTGGTGCGTCAGGATTATACGAAGAAGGATATGTTGAAGCAGATTAATGATAAATATAAAAAAGGAGAGGTTAAGAATATTAGTTTGCTTTATAATTTTTACGGTCAGAAGTCTAAGTATGGCTATGGTTACGGCTATGGCTATGGATACGGGTATCACGGTGAAGATTCGAAGAAACGAAGCTGGTTTGGTAAATTGAAAAAGCGATTTAAAGATTAG
- a CDS encoding polysaccharide biosynthesis/export family protein, which produces MIKQLFGIFCLVMTVLCSSCITNKDIVYLQDKGRTSASDSLQIQALSKPYRVQINDVLSINVKALDKELVQIFNPTNSGTGNTNSEQAMFFNGFTVDLHGNIEFPVLGQINVLGYTVEEIEAMVKKELLAQYFKETAQIFVTVKLAGLKYTTLGEIGAGTRVIYRDRVNILEAIANAGDIRVTGDRRDVMIIRQYPHGQKIHHIDLTDINATKSEFYYIQPNDIILVKPLKRKALGGGQTAVQNLTTIVSVFSVLVSTYFIIKSL; this is translated from the coding sequence ATGATAAAACAATTGTTCGGTATCTTCTGCCTTGTTATGACTGTATTGTGCAGCTCATGTATAACCAATAAGGATATTGTGTATCTTCAGGATAAGGGCAGAACTTCGGCAAGCGACTCTCTTCAAATACAGGCCTTATCGAAACCTTATCGTGTACAGATTAACGATGTGTTAAGTATTAATGTGAAGGCCTTGGATAAGGAACTGGTACAAATTTTTAATCCCACCAATAGTGGTACGGGAAATACCAACTCTGAACAAGCCATGTTCTTTAATGGATTTACGGTAGACTTACATGGTAATATCGAATTTCCTGTATTGGGGCAGATCAATGTTTTAGGCTATACCGTGGAAGAGATTGAAGCGATGGTGAAAAAGGAGCTTTTAGCACAGTATTTTAAGGAAACTGCACAGATATTTGTAACCGTTAAGTTAGCCGGATTAAAATATACAACCCTTGGAGAAATAGGAGCAGGTACGCGTGTTATTTACAGAGATCGTGTTAATATTCTTGAGGCTATTGCCAATGCCGGAGATATACGGGTTACGGGCGACCGTAGGGATGTGATGATTATTCGACAATATCCGCATGGACAAAAGATTCATCATATCGATTTAACCGATATTAATGCCACGAAGTCGGAGTTCTATTATATTCAGCCTAACGATATTATCCTGGTGAAACCTTTAAAACGTAAAGCTTTAGGTGGCGGACAAACCGCTGTGCAAAACCTAACGACTATTGTAAGTGTGTTTTCGGTATTGGTGAGTACCTATTTTATTATTAAGAGTTTATAA
- a CDS encoding ABC-F family ATP-binding cassette domain-containing protein, which translates to MNYLTVENISKSYGELSLFQDISFSIHKDQKIAFVAKNGTGKTSILRIISGEDTPDSGQVIYRKDITVSFLSQDPHFNPDLTVEETIFASDNDILKVIGNYEKALENPEDADAYQKAFEQMELHQAWDFETQYKQILFKLKLDNLHQKVGSLSGGQKKRLALANALINKPDLLILDEPTNHLDLEMIEWLEAFFAKENITLFMVTHDRYFLERVCNEIIELDEGQLYSYKGNYSYYLEKREARIEQFETETGKAKQLFKKELEWMRRQPKARTTKSKSRIDDFSDIKHRAHQRRKDHQVQLELNMERLGSKILEFHKVSKAFKEKIILDKFDYTFQKGERVGIIGKNGTGKTSFLNILTQTAEPDGGKVILGETVKFGYYTQNGIEIKPEQKVIDVIREFGDYIPLKKGRQISAQQLLERFLFSRKKQYDFVEKLSGGERKRLYLCTVLIQNPNFLILDEPTNDLDIVTLNVLESFLMDFQGCIIVVSHDRYFMDKVVDHLLVFKGEGEIEDFPGNYTDYRVYEDSQPVEPTVTEDKKEKKSWKQNEASKLSYNEEKELKNIESKLNSLAYDKKEMEAKFNNPDLTQDEINELSLKLQDIIDAIEAKEERWFELSSKLEE; encoded by the coding sequence TTGAATTACTTAACTGTCGAAAATATATCGAAATCCTACGGCGAACTTTCACTGTTTCAAGACATTTCATTTAGTATACACAAAGACCAGAAAATAGCCTTTGTTGCTAAAAACGGAACGGGAAAAACCTCTATTTTACGTATTATTTCCGGTGAAGACACCCCGGACTCTGGTCAGGTGATCTATCGAAAAGATATTACCGTGTCCTTCTTATCTCAGGATCCGCATTTTAATCCGGACCTTACTGTAGAAGAAACCATATTTGCCAGCGATAACGATATTTTAAAAGTTATAGGAAATTACGAAAAGGCATTGGAAAACCCTGAAGATGCCGATGCTTACCAGAAAGCCTTCGAGCAAATGGAACTGCATCAGGCCTGGGACTTCGAAACCCAGTACAAGCAGATTCTTTTTAAATTGAAACTGGACAACTTACATCAGAAAGTGGGTTCGCTTTCCGGAGGTCAAAAAAAACGTCTGGCCTTAGCCAATGCCTTAATCAATAAACCCGATTTATTGATTCTGGATGAGCCTACCAACCATCTGGATCTGGAAATGATTGAATGGCTGGAAGCTTTCTTTGCCAAGGAAAACATCACCTTATTTATGGTGACACACGACCGTTACTTTTTAGAGCGCGTGTGTAATGAAATTATCGAACTTGATGAGGGGCAATTATACAGCTATAAAGGCAACTACTCCTACTATTTAGAAAAACGCGAAGCGCGCATCGAGCAATTCGAAACCGAAACCGGCAAAGCCAAACAGCTCTTTAAAAAGGAACTGGAGTGGATGCGTCGCCAACCAAAAGCACGTACCACCAAATCGAAATCACGCATCGACGATTTTAGCGATATCAAGCACCGTGCACATCAGCGCCGTAAAGACCATCAGGTGCAACTGGAATTGAATATGGAACGTCTGGGCAGTAAGATTCTGGAGTTCCATAAAGTCTCGAAAGCCTTTAAGGAGAAAATCATTTTAGACAAGTTCGACTATACCTTTCAAAAAGGCGAGCGTGTGGGGATTATTGGTAAAAACGGAACCGGCAAAACGTCCTTCCTGAACATTCTTACCCAAACTGCAGAGCCCGATGGAGGAAAAGTGATTTTAGGTGAAACCGTGAAGTTTGGTTACTACACCCAGAATGGTATTGAAATAAAACCTGAACAAAAGGTTATTGATGTCATCCGCGAGTTTGGCGATTACATCCCTTTAAAAAAAGGAAGACAAATTAGTGCGCAACAACTTCTAGAACGTTTTTTATTCAGCAGAAAAAAACAATACGACTTTGTTGAGAAACTAAGTGGCGGGGAACGTAAACGTTTATATTTATGTACGGTGCTTATTCAGAATCCTAACTTTTTAATTCTCGATGAGCCTACCAACGATTTAGATATCGTCACCCTTAATGTACTGGAAAGCTTCCTAATGGACTTCCAAGGTTGTATTATTGTGGTATCGCACGACCGTTACTTTATGGATAAAGTTGTAGACCACCTCTTAGTCTTTAAGGGTGAAGGTGAGATTGAAGATTTTCCTGGAAACTACACCGACTACCGTGTGTATGAAGACAGTCAGCCTGTCGAGCCAACGGTTACTGAAGATAAAAAAGAAAAGAAATCCTGGAAACAGAATGAAGCGAGTAAGCTGAGTTATAATGAGGAAAAGGAGCTTAAAAACATAGAGAGTAAACTGAATTCCTTAGCTTACGACAAAAAGGAGATGGAAGCTAAATTCAATAATCCGGATTTAACTCAAGATGAAATTAATGAGCTGTCTTTAAAACTTCAGGATATTATTGATGCCATTGAAGCCAAGGAAGAACGCTGGTTTGAGTTATCGTCTAAACTGGAAGAGTAA
- a CDS encoding O-methyltransferase — protein sequence MKYQVSQYLKFLIRSSNQHGVHSPFVYNLVTKCFYDRKTYPVYKIITAYKKALTNNKESITITDLGAGSLTTNQNTRPIRSIAKHSGTSLKRAKLLYRLVNYLECLSVLELGTSLGIGTHALALGENSKITTVEGCPNIYNFTKENLKSFTNTTLIHSDFSSAIENLKSNAYDLVFFDGHHTKQPTLAYFEALLESTHNDSVFIFDDIYWSEDMTEAWETIKQHPKVKVTIDTFYWGFVFFRKEQEKEHFTIRV from the coding sequence ATGAAATACCAAGTTTCACAATACCTGAAATTCTTAATCCGCTCCAGCAATCAGCATGGGGTGCACTCCCCTTTTGTATACAATTTAGTTACTAAATGCTTTTACGACCGTAAAACCTACCCTGTATACAAAATTATTACTGCTTACAAAAAGGCATTAACGAACAACAAAGAAAGCATCACCATCACCGATTTAGGAGCCGGTTCCCTTACTACCAATCAAAATACCAGACCCATTAGGTCGATTGCCAAACATTCCGGCACCTCATTAAAGCGTGCTAAATTATTATACCGCTTAGTGAATTATCTAGAATGCCTGTCGGTTTTAGAACTAGGAACCTCTTTAGGTATAGGAACTCATGCCTTGGCATTAGGAGAAAACTCAAAGATTACGACCGTTGAAGGTTGCCCGAATATTTATAATTTCACTAAGGAAAACCTGAAAAGTTTTACGAATACCACACTAATACATTCCGACTTTAGTTCGGCTATTGAAAACCTAAAATCAAATGCCTACGATCTGGTGTTCTTTGATGGCCATCACACAAAACAGCCGACTTTAGCTTATTTTGAAGCTTTATTAGAATCAACCCACAACGATTCGGTATTTATTTTTGACGACATTTACTGGTCTGAAGATATGACTGAAGCCTGGGAAACCATTAAACAGCATCCTAAAGTAAAAGTGACTATCGACACCTTTTACTGGGGGTTTGTGTTCTTTAGAAAAGAACAGGAGAAGGAACATTTTACTATTCGGGTTTAG